From the Gallaecimonas mangrovi genome, one window contains:
- the flgE gene encoding flagellar hook protein FlgE — protein MSFNISLSGLNAAQKDLDVTSNNISNANTDGFKQSRAEFADVYANSIYSNPKTKVGDGATTATVAQQFQQGALKFTNNTFDMAVNGNGFFAVGSGINSSDLLYTRAGNFKLNKDNYVVDNQGNYLKVFPVNPDGTSASAALSTAQSLQVPDSVGTPLATSKVDINLNLPAGDTTHDVANFDPTDSSTYNNATSVTVYDSLGQSHTMTTYYVKPTGSTNTWNAFAFVDGKPVNIAGSSGPSYTDPDTGTSYNGYVMNFDSSGQPSDPATVPATLTTDPLSSVLDNGADGTQTITLNYSNQTQYADSFTVNSISQDGLTVGRLTGVEVGTDGLVRASYSNGTTEPLGRVALVRFANEQGLSQAGNTDWKASTSSGEPLAGEAGTGTFGNIRSGALESSNVDLTKELVDLITAQRNFQANSRAIEVSNTLQQNILQIR, from the coding sequence ATGTCTTTCAATATCTCATTGAGTGGTCTGAACGCAGCTCAAAAAGACCTGGACGTCACTAGTAACAACATCTCGAACGCCAACACCGACGGCTTTAAACAGTCGCGTGCTGAGTTCGCCGACGTCTATGCCAACTCCATTTACTCCAACCCCAAAACCAAAGTGGGTGACGGTGCTACCACCGCGACCGTGGCTCAGCAGTTCCAACAGGGCGCGCTGAAGTTCACCAACAACACCTTTGATATGGCGGTAAACGGCAATGGTTTCTTCGCGGTAGGCAGCGGCATTAATTCCAGCGACCTGCTTTATACCCGCGCCGGTAACTTTAAGCTTAATAAAGACAACTACGTGGTGGACAACCAAGGGAACTACCTAAAAGTCTTCCCGGTTAACCCCGATGGCACCTCTGCCTCGGCCGCCCTTTCTACCGCGCAATCGTTACAGGTACCGGATTCGGTCGGTACGCCTTTGGCAACCTCTAAGGTGGATATCAACCTTAACTTGCCAGCCGGGGATACCACCCACGATGTGGCCAATTTTGACCCCACCGATTCCAGCACTTACAACAATGCTACCTCGGTAACGGTGTATGACTCCTTGGGTCAGTCACACACCATGACCACCTATTATGTGAAGCCGACAGGCTCCACTAATACCTGGAACGCTTTTGCCTTTGTTGATGGCAAACCGGTTAACATTGCGGGCAGCTCCGGCCCGTCTTATACCGACCCTGACACCGGCACTAGCTATAACGGCTATGTGATGAACTTTGACTCCAGCGGTCAGCCTTCTGATCCGGCCACCGTTCCGGCCACCTTGACCACCGATCCGTTGAGTTCGGTATTGGACAACGGCGCCGACGGTACCCAAACCATTACCCTCAATTACTCTAACCAAACTCAGTACGCAGACTCCTTCACCGTCAATTCCATCTCTCAAGATGGTTTGACTGTCGGCCGACTGACGGGGGTTGAGGTAGGTACCGATGGCTTGGTGCGCGCTTCTTACTCTAACGGTACCACCGAGCCTTTGGGCCGGGTGGCGCTGGTACGCTTTGCCAACGAACAGGGCCTGAGCCAAGCCGGTAACACCGATTGGAAGGCCAGCACCTCTTCAGGAGAGCCGCTGGCGGGTGAGGCCGGTACCGGCACCTTCGGTAATATTCGTTCCGGTGCCTTGGAATCGTCCAACGTGGATTTGACCAAAGAATTGGTCGACCTTATTACCGCCCAGCGTAACTTCCAGGCCAACAGCCGGGCCATCGAGGTATCTAATACCTTGCAACAGAACATCCTGCAGATCCGATAA
- the flgD gene encoding flagellar hook assembly protein FlgD, producing MSNVISNNSLDPLANSRWDAEDPKNKAKANATTAATDTSAAAAAAGKKGLSQEDFLSLLTKQLAYQDPFKPVDNDQMISQMASFATVDGIHNMNDQFGSLNKVMTSNQALQASTLVGQKVLIPTATGHLNQGGTMTGMVTSKDAAKNVVVRIEDKSGQLIKTINMGDLSSGNNKIEWDGTTNSGQAAPEGSYTIKASGMVDDKRTDLNVASYANVESVTLGSASSGGVLLNLKGLGGVKLSDVLEVAKS from the coding sequence ATGAGCAACGTGATCTCCAATAACAGTCTTGATCCCCTGGCTAACTCCCGCTGGGATGCCGAGGATCCGAAGAACAAGGCAAAAGCCAATGCCACCACCGCTGCCACTGACACCAGTGCTGCGGCAGCGGCCGCTGGTAAGAAAGGGCTGAGCCAAGAAGATTTCTTGTCATTGCTGACCAAACAGTTGGCATACCAAGACCCGTTCAAACCGGTGGATAACGACCAGATGATTTCGCAGATGGCTTCTTTTGCCACTGTTGACGGTATCCACAACATGAACGACCAGTTCGGCAGCCTGAATAAGGTCATGACGTCGAACCAAGCGCTACAGGCATCAACGCTGGTGGGGCAGAAGGTATTGATCCCAACTGCCACCGGCCACCTTAACCAAGGTGGCACCATGACCGGCATGGTGACCTCTAAAGACGCGGCTAAAAACGTGGTGGTTCGTATTGAAGACAAGAGTGGTCAGCTGATTAAAACCATCAACATGGGCGACCTGTCTTCTGGCAACAACAAAATTGAATGGGATGGCACCACTAACTCGGGCCAAGCGGCACCAGAGGGTAGCTACACCATTAAAGCCTCAGGGATGGTGGATGATAAACGCACTGACCTGAATGTGGCTTCTTACGCCAATGTTGAATCTGTCACCTTAGGATCGGCATCCTCCGGTGGCGTCCTGTTAAACCTTAAAGGCCTCGGCGGCGTCAAGTTAAGTGACGTGCTGGAAGTGGCTAAATCCTGA
- the flgC gene encoding flagellar basal body rod protein FlgC gives MSLYRIFDIAGSAMSAQSVRLNTTASNLANADSVSSSVDKTYRSRQPVFAAALQDAQSDQQGVGVKVLGIVESKKPLVKEYNPDHPMADKDGFIYKPNVNVVEEMTNMISASRSYQTDVQVADTAKQMLMRTLQLGQS, from the coding sequence ATGAGTCTTTACCGGATTTTTGACATCGCCGGCAGCGCCATGAGTGCCCAGTCCGTGCGCCTTAATACCACGGCCTCAAACCTGGCGAACGCCGACTCGGTTTCCAGTTCCGTCGACAAAACCTACCGCTCGCGCCAGCCGGTATTCGCGGCAGCGCTGCAAGACGCACAGTCTGACCAGCAAGGCGTGGGGGTTAAGGTGCTCGGTATCGTGGAGTCGAAAAAGCCCTTGGTTAAGGAATACAACCCCGATCATCCCATGGCGGACAAGGACGGCTTTATTTACAAGCCCAACGTCAATGTCGTTGAAGAGATGACCAACATGATTTCGGCGTCCCGCAGCTATCAGACCGATGTTCAGGTTGCTGACACCGCTAAGCAAATGCTGATGCGTACGCTGCAACTTGGACAATCTTAA